GCGAGGGGACCTCGCCCGGGACCGGGATGGTGATGGGCGCACGGCCCTTCTGCGGCGTGATCGACAGCGACTCGTACCCGGAGGAGTCGAGCTTCTGCGTGAACGGCTGCTGACCGACGCAGCTACGCGTCGCGCCCTTCGTCGCCTTGCCCGTCAGCAGGTAGTTCGTGATCGCGTTGTCGACGCAGGTCGACGACCCGAACGCGGTGTGGCCCCAGCTGTTGCTCGACACGAACGACGAGTTCGGCAGCAGCTTCGCCGCGGCCTTGGCGCCGTTGTAGTTCGTCGCCGGGTCCCACCAGTTGCCGACGACGAGCACCGGCGCGGACGTCACGTGGTCGAACGTCCCGCGGTACGCGTCCTCGTCCACGGCCTTCCACGTCCACGACGCGCACGGCGCCGAGGCCCAGGTCCACATCTGGCCGAAGGCGTCACCGGTCTTGGCGGCCGTGTTGCCCGCCGCGACCCAGCTGGCCGCGTTGCCCGGGTTGAGGCTGTCGGAGCACATGACCGACTGGTACGCCTCGGGCGAGTTGTCGTACGGGAACGCGAAGCCCGGGACCTTCGCGGCGAGCTGCTGCTTCTGCGCGTCCTGGTCCGCCGCGAACTGCTTGTACTCCTTCAGGCGGGCCTTGAACTTCTTGGCCGCCGCGTTCCACTGCTTGCGCTCCGTCGCGTTCGTCGGGGTCTCCTGGAGCTCCATGAACATGTCGAGGTCCATGTCGACCCACGCACCCGCCTCGAACTGGTACAGGTCGGACAGAAGGAACGACATCACGAGGCCGTAGTCGATCTCGAAGTCGTCGTCGAAGACGATCGGGTTCTGCTTGAGCTCCTTGGCGAACTTGTCGAACTTCTTCGACGGGTTCGAGCTGCGCTTGGCCAGGTAGCAGTAGTCCGGGCCCTTCTGGCCGCACTTCGTCAGGATCGAGCGCAGAGCCTTCAGCGCGCCGTCACCCGACGCGATGCGCTGCGTCTGCGGGACGGCCTTGTTCGCCTCGGTGCCGGCCCAGCCCTCGGGGTCGAGGACGCCGTCGAGCACGATCGCCCGCACGCGGTCCGGGAACAGGTTCGCGTAGACGTTGCCGAGGTACGTGCCGTACGAGAAGCCCAGGTAGGAGAGCTTCTCGTCGCCGAGGGTGCGGCGCAGGACGTCCATGTCACGCGCGACGTTCGCGGTGGACATCGACGCCGACAGCGGCTGGCCGAGGGTGGTGCACGCCTGGCCGTACTTCTTCGCGGAGTTCACGAAGTCGGTGCGCTGCGCGGTCGTCCGCGGGTAGGCGGTCTCCCAGGTGGGCAGCAGCGTGTCGGTCTGCTCGCCGATGTTGCGGAAGCAGGCGACGTTGTCCGAGAAGTTCGTGCCGCGCGGGTCGACGCCGATCAGGTCGAAGCGCTGGACGATGTCCTTGGGCAGGAAGTACGGGGCGTTGATGGCGATGTTCACGCCCGAGCCGCCGGGGCCGCCGGGGTTGAGGAACAGCGAGCCGAGCTTGGCGGTCGGCTTCGTCGCGGGCACGCGGACGAGCGCGACGCTCGTCGTCGGGCCCTCGGGGTCGTCGTAGTCGAGCGGGAGGTCGACGGTGCCGCACTGCACACCCTTGTCGACGACGTTGGAACAGTCGAACCAGTCGATGTCCGCGACGACGGAGTCGACCCGGGCCGCCTCGGCCGGGTCGGTGATGTCGGGGACGGTCACGGCGCTCGGTGTGGTGGCCGTGGGCTCGGCGGCGTGGGCCGCGGCGGTCGTGGATCCTGCGAGGGCGACCGCGACGACGAGCGTCGCGAACGCGGACGCGCGAGGTCGAGTGTGCATACGAACAAACCCCCTGTCTGGGTCGCGCGCCGCCCCTGGTCCGGTCGACCTGGATACCCCCGGCACGCAGGGCCACCCTTTCGAAGCCGTCGCCGCCGTGGGGTCCACCTGGGGGATGAACTTCTCGAACGGCGCACCTCCACGAATCAACCCAGGGGCCGACAACCTTCGGCGAGCAGGCCGGTGCGCAGGTCGGACGCGGTGCGCCGGCCTGCTGCGCGGCCCGGGCGGCCGGTGGGGGAAAACGTGCGGCGCGGGTCCCGGCCTGTCCCGCGGGGTGTGTCGGCGCCGCCGGATACGGTCCGGGCATGCGGATCCTGCACACCTCCGACTGGCACCTGGGCCGGTCGCTGCACGGGGTCGACCTGCTCGACCACCAGGCGGCGTACCTGGAACACCTGGTCGACGTGGTGCGCTCCGAGCAGGTCGACGCGGTCGTCGTCGCGGGCGACGTGTACGACCGCGCGATCCCGCCCGTGGAGGCCGTGACTCTGCTGTCCGAGACGCTCGCGCGGCTCGCCGAGCGCACCACCGTGGTCCTCACGTCCGGCAACCATGACTCCGCGACGCGCCTCGGGTTCGGCGCCGCCCTCATGCGCGAGCGCGTGCAGCTGCGCACGCGTGTCGCGACGCTCGACCGTCCCGTCGAGGTGGCCGACGACGAGGGACGCACGCTGCTCGTGTACGGCCTGCCCTACCTCGACCCGGACACGGTCCGCACCGAGCTCACCGCGCCGGGTGCGGCACCGCTCGCGCGCTCGCACGAGGCGGTCACCGCCGCCGCGATGGCGCGCGTGCGGGCCGACGTGGCCGCGCGCTCGACGAGGCTGTCGGGCGGCACCCGGCCGCGCAGCCTGGTCGCGGCGCACGCGTTCGTCGTCGGCGGGGTCGCGAGCGAGTCCGAGCGGGACATCCGGGTCGGCGGCGTCGACCACGTGCCCTCGCACGTGCTGGGCGGCGTGGACTACGTCGCGCTCGGGCACCTGCACGGGCCGCAGGCCGTGAGCGGACCCGCGGGCACGACGATGCGGTACAGCGGCTCGCCCCTGGCGTACTCGTTCTCCGAGCAGCGGCACACCAAGTCGAGCGTGCTCGTCGACCTGTCGTCCGACGAGGTGCGCACCGAGCTGGTGCCCGCGCCCGTGCCGCGGCGGCTCGCGGACGTGACGGGCGCGCTCGCGGACCTGCTCGGCGCCGCGGGCGAGGCGCACGTGGACGACTGGGTGCGGGTCGTCGTGACCGACGAGCGCCGCCCTGACGACCTGTACGCGCGCGTGCGCGCCCGGTTCCCGCACGCGCTCGTCGTGCAGCACCGGCCGCCGCAGACGGAGCAGGGTGCCGTGCTGCGCGCGGTCACGGCCGCGGCCGACCCGGTGGAGGTCGCGTGCGACTTCGTCGCGCACGTCAGCGGCGCACGCCCGGACGACGACGAGCTCGCGGTGCTGCGCGCCGCGTACGAGCACGCCGCCGCGGCGGAGCGGAGCGCCTGATGCGGCTGCTGTCCCTGACCCTGCAGGCCGTCGGGCCGTTCGCGGGCCGGCACACCGTGGACTTCGCCGAGCTCGGCGCGTCGGGGCTGTTCCTGCTCGAGGGCCCCACGGGCGCCGGCAAGTCGACGCTCATCGACGCCGTCGTGTTCGCGCTGTACGGCAAGGTCGCCTCGGCGGACGCGAGCGGCGACCGCGTGCGCTCGGCGTACGCGGACGACGACACCGAGACGTTCGTCGACCTCGTGTTCGAGGTCGCGGCCGGGCGGTACCGCGTGCGCCGGACGCCCGCGTTCGACCGCGCCAAGAAGCGCGGGACCGGGACGGTGCGGCAGCAGGCGTCGGTGCGGCTGTGGCGGTTGACGGGCGACGGCGGTGCCGGGACGACCGGGGCCGACGACGAGCCCGCGGGGGAGATGCTCTCGACGCGGCTCGACGAGGTGGGCGTCGAGATCCAGCGGCTCGTCGGGCTGGACCGTGCGCAGTTCGTCCAGACGATCGTGCTGCCGCAGGGCGAGTTCGCCCGGTTCCTCAAGGCCGACCCCGAGGACCGGCGCAGCCTGCTGCAGAAGATCTTCGGCACCGAGGTGTACGAGCGCATGCAGGCGCGGCTCGTCGAGATGCGCCGCGAGGCCGACCGGGCGACCGAGGCGACGCGTCGGACGGTCGCCGAGCGCGTCGCGCAGCTCGCGGGTGCGGCCCGGCTGGACGACGAGCTCGCCGAGGCGCGGGACGTCGTGACGCGCGTGCTCGCCGGGCACGGCGGAGCGGACGAGGTGGAGCGCGCGCTCGCGGCTCCGCTCGCGGCGCTCGCGGCCGAGGCGGAGCGCGACCGCGCCGAGGCCGACCGGCTGGCCGCCGCGCTCGAGGCAGCGCGCACGGCGGCGGAGGTCGGGCGGCGCACGGTGCGGCTCGCCGAGCGGCGCCGCGGGCTGCGCGCCGAGCTCGTGGCGCTCGAGGCCGGTCAGGACGCGTACCGCCAGGCGACGCAGCGACTGGCCTCGGCGCGCGCCGCGCGGGCGGTGCGCCCGCTGCTGCGGGCCGTCGACGCCGCGTCGTCCGCGTGGGACGCGGCGGCCAAGGCGTTCGTCGCGGCGCGGGACGTCGCGCCCGCGGACCTCGCGGCGCTCGTCGGCGACGGCGAGCCCGTGCCGGGCGTGGCCGGCCCCGCGGTCGACCGCCTCGTGGCCGCGCGCGACGACGCGGTGCGCGCCGCGGCCGGCCTGGAGCACGTCGTGGCGACGGAGGCGTCGCTGCAGTCGCTGCGCGCCGAGGTGACCCGCGCGCGCGGCGCCGTCGAGGACCGCGAGACCGAGATCGCCGCGCACGACGCGTGGCTCGCGGACCGCCCCGCCGAGGCGACCGCGCTCGCGGCTGCCCTCGAGGAGGCCCGGACGCAGGCCGCGCTCGAGGCGGCCGCCGCGGTGACCCTCGAGGGCGCCCGCCAGCGTGTGGAGGGGCACGAGCGGCTCGCGACGCTGCTGGTCCGCGAGGAGCGCGCCGAGGCGGAGGCGGAGAGCGCGAGACGCGACGCGGAGGCGGCCGTCGGCGCCGCGGCGGCGGCCCGGCTCGCGCGCATCGCGGGGCTCGCGGGCGAGCTCGCGGGCAAGCTGGTGGCCGGAGAGGACTGCCCCGTCTGCGGGAGCGTCGAGCACCCGCGGCCAGCCGCGCTCGGCGCGGACCACGTGACGGCCGACGAGGTCGCCGCCGCCGAGGCCGCGCTGTCGCGCGCCGACACGGTGTTCGTGGCGGCGAGCGAGGCGCTCGCCCGCGTCCGGGCGGAGGTCGCCGCCGCGCGCGAGACGACCGACGGCACCACGCCGGACGAGGCGCGCGACGCGCTGGTGCGGGCGCAGGCGGCGCTCGAGGCGGCGCGGGCCGCCGGCACCGAGGCGGACGTCCTGGCCGCCCGGCTCGCGACGTACGACGAGGAGACCGAGGCGCGGCGCCGCGCACGGGCGCTCGCGGTCGCCGGTCGGGAGAGCGCCGCGATGCTCGTCGACGTGCAGACGGTCGCGGTCGAGGCCGCCGAGGCCGAGGTCGCGCTCGCACGCGGCGAGCACCCGACGGTCGCCGCACGGTTCGCCGCGCTCAAGGAGCGCGCCGGGATCGCGGCCGACCTGCGCGACGCGCTCCGTTCCGTGGCCGACGCGGGTGCCGAGCTCGTGCGCCGCACGCGTGAGCTCGAGGTCGCGCTCGCCGAGCACGGGTTCGCGGACGTCGACGCGGCGCGGGCGGCCGACCTCGCCGACGACCAGGCCGACGCGCGGGACCGGCTGGTCCGCACGCACGAGGCCGAGACCGCGCGCGTGCAGACGGGCCTCGCGGAGCTCGCGGACGAACCGCTGCTGGCGGACGTACCCGAGGGAGCGGTCCCGGACATCGGCGCGGTGCTGGCCGCCGAGCAGGCGGCCGCCGAGGCCGCCCAGGCGGCGACCGCCGGCGCCGGGGTGTCCCGGGCCCGCGCGGAGGCCGCCCAGGACGCGGTCGGCGGCGTGCTCGCCGCACTCGACGAGCACATGCGACGCCTGGGGGACGCCGCACCCGTGCTGCGGCTCGCCGGGCTCGCGTCGGGCACCGGCTCGGACAACGACCACGCGCTGTCGCTCGCGACGTACGTGCTCGTGCGGCGGTTCGAGGACGTCGTCGCCGCCGCGAACGCGCGGCTCGTCGCGATGTCCGACGGCCGCTACGAGCTCGTGCGCAGCGACGCCAAGGAGGACGTGAGCTCACGCCGCCGCGGACTGGCCATGCGCGTGCTCGACCACCACACCGAGCAGCAGCGCGACCCGCGCACCCTGTCCGGCGGCGAGACGTTCTACGTCTCGCTGTGCCTCGCGCTCGGCATGGCCGACGTGGTCACCGCCGAGGCCGGCGGCATCGACCTGGGCACGCTGTTCGTCGACGAGGGCTTCGGGTCGCTCGACCCGCACACGCTCGACCAGGTGCTCGCGGAGCTCGACCGGCTGCGCGCTGGCGGGCGGGTCGTCGGCGTGGTGTCGCACGTCGACGCGCTCAAGCAGACGATCGCGGACCGCGTCGAGGTGCGGCGCACGGCGGCCGGGCCGAGCACCCTCACCGTCAGGGCGGGCTGACCCGCGCCCGTCGCGCTCGTCCTCCGCGCTCGTCACGACAGCCCGTCGGCGTCGGCCGTCGAGACGGCCCGTCGGGACGGCCCGTCCGGACGGGGCGCGTCAGGTCACCACGACCAGCCGCGGGACGTGAGCTCGACCTCCTCGCGGAAGCGCTCGGCCGGGTCGCCCAGCGGGCTCTCCTCGACCTCGACCCCCGCGAGGTCGCACGCCTTCGCGAGCAGCTGGTCGTACGCGAGCTGTGACGCGATGATCCGCTCCGCTCGGGCGTAGCCGCGCGTGTCGAGCTCGAGCCGGCGCACGTGGTCCGCGACCTTGGTCAGACGGTCCTGCACCCACAGCGCGTCGAACGGGTTCGCCGGGGGCGGCTCGGGCGGGGCCGGGCGCCGCAGCGCGTGCGCCCAGCGCTCGAACGTCCGGGCGAGGGCCGTGCGCCATCGCGGCGGCTCGTCCTCCCCGGGGAACAACGAGAGCATCGCCCCGAAGAGCATGGCCGGGAGCAGAACGCTGATCAGCAGCAGAACCCACATCATCGGGCGTCCTTCGTCACGGTCCCTTCGGTCCAAGGCTAGGTGCGCGCCGTGACGTGCGCCACACAAATGACCCGCGCCGCAGGCGGTCCGCGCCGCTCCCGCAGCGGTCGTGGCGCTCGAGTGGTGCGGGTGAAGCTGCTGGTGGCGTACGCGGTGGGCGGCCCGGGCGAGATGTCGGACATGTGTCCATCTCCGAGGTCCGTGGGAGGGTCGCGCGGTGGCCGCGCCCGGGCCCTCGTCGCGGTGCTGCGACAGACAGCGCTTAGCGTGAAGCGCATGCGTGCAAGGCGGGGGGCCCGGTGGGCGGTCGTGACGGGCGGCCTGCTCGTCCTGCTGCTCGCGCTCGTCGTCGTCGACCGCGTGGTGGCCGCGCGGGTGCGGCAGGCCGTCGCCGACGCCTTCACCGCGCGCGTCGAGCAGCCCGTCGGGGAGCCGCACGTCGAGGTCGGTGGCTTCCCGCTCCTGGGGCAGCTCGTCTCCGGCGAGGTCGACGACGTCGATCTGAGACTCGACGGGGCGACGCTCGGCGGTGTCGTGATGACGGACCTGTCCGTCGACGCGCAGGGCGTGTCCACCACCGGCCCTCACGCGATGCACACGCTCGACGTGCAGGCCACCGTCCCGGTCGCCTCCGTGCAGGACGTCGTCACGCAGCGCACCGACCTCGACGTGGAGGTGGGTGTCGAGGGCGGCGAGCTGCAGCTGAGCGGCACGGCGCTCGGGCTCCCGCTCGTCGCGACGCTCGTGCCGCACGTCGTCGACGGGCGTCTGCTGGTCGACCTCGCGAGCGTGTCGGTCGGCGGGGTCGGCCTCGACCCGTCGCTCCTGCCCGCCGACCTCGCGGGCCGGCTCACCGACCTCGCGGTCCCGATCAAGGGCCTCCCGGAGGGTCTGGTGCTCACCGACGCCGTCGTCCACCCCGACGGCCTGCGCATCACCGCCTCCGGCACCGACGTCACGGTCACCCCGGCCCCCACCCCGGCCCCCTGACCCGCCCCGCTCCTTCCCTCCCGCCCGGTCCCGACCCCGTGGTTGCTCCGGCTTTGGCCCCCGATACCGCGAGGGATGGCGGTCTCGGCGGTGGTGGTTCCCGACGACCCTGTGGTTGCTCCGGGAATGGGGCTGGATTCCGCGAGTGATGGCGGGGTCGACGAGGGGGTGGGGGTCGACGCTCGGGGGGAGGGTCAGGGGGTGGTGGTGCAGGTGGTGAGGGCCGTGGCCAGGGCGGCGCGCTCGGGGGGTGTGACGCTCAGGGCGTAGGCGGACTTCACGCGGATCTGGCGCAGCGCGTACACGCACGCGTAGCCGGGGTCGGGCGGGAGCCAGCCGGACGCGTCGGCGGCGCCCTTGTCCTGGTTGGCCGCGCCGTCGACGGCGAGCAGGTTGGCGGGGTCGTTCGCGAACCGCTCGCGCGCCCGCGGGTCCCACGCGAACGCGCCGCTCGCCCACGCGTCGGCGAGCGCGACGACGTGGTCGACCTGCACGTCGGCCGAGCCGGGCCCGCGCCGGAAGGGGATACGACGCCCGGTGTACGGGTCGGCGAGCACGCCGGCCAGGACGGTGCACCGGTCGGTGTCGAGCCGCACGGCGGTCAGGTCACGGCGCAGCACGTCGTCGCGCGTGGAGCACCCGTTGCGGTCGACGTCCGCCCACGCGGTCCCGAAGCGCGCGCGGTCGTACGGCGGCACGTCCAGGACGGTCCCGACGTCGAGCGCGTCGAGCGCCGTGCGCCCGGCGGCGAGGTCCGCGGCGGTGACGGGCCAGCGCGCGGACGCCCGTTCGCGCAGCAGCACGGGCACGCCGAGCCCGACGACGAGCCCGAGCACGACGACGGCGGCCCACCCGGTCCACCACGGCCACCCGGTCCACCACGGCCACCCGCCACGCACGCGCGGCAGCCTCGCGGCGCGGTGGCGACGAGCACGGGCGGCCCGGCACCTTCGGTGGACGACCACGACGCCGCAGGGGGCTGGGGTCGGGTCGCGGCGGGACACGACCGTCGTGCCGCGTGACCGCGCACCCGTCCGCCTGCCAGGCTGGGCACGTGGACCCCTCCTACGACCTCATGACGCGCGTGGCCTGCGAGTTCATCGGCACCGCGATCCTCATCATCCTCGGCAACGGGACGGTCGCGAACGTCCACCTCAAGGGCTCGAAGGGGTACCGCGGTGGCTGGTCGCTCATCGCGATGGGCTACGGCTTCGGCGTGATGATCCCGGCGCTGATGTTCGGCGGGATCAGCGGCAACCACATCAACCCCGCGTTCACGGTGGGTCTCGCGTCGTGGGGGCTGTTCCCGTGGTCGGAGGTCGCCCCGTACGTGGTGGCGCAGGTGCTGGGCGCGATGGCCGGTCAGGTCGCGATCGTCGCGACCCACAAGCCGTACTACGACCTGACCGAGGACCCGGACGACATCCTCGCGACGTTCTCCACGGTCAACGCGGCGAGGTCGCGGCTGAACGGCTTCGCGAACGAGCTGCTCGGGTCGGTCGTGCTGTTCTCGTGCGCGCTAGCGATCGTGCGCTCGCCGCTCACGGCGACCGAGCCGGGGCTCGCGCACCTCGCGCTCGGCTTCCTGGTGTGGGGCCTGGTCGCGGGGCTCGGCGGTCCGACGGGTCCGGCGCTCAACCCCGCGCGTGACCTGGGTCCGCGCATCGTGCACAGCCTGCTGCCGCTGAGGCACAAGGGCGGCTCGGACTGGCGCTACGGCTGGGTGCCGGTCGCGGCGCCGATGCTCGCGGGCCTGATCGGCGTGGGCGGCTGGAAGCTGCTGCTCGGCTGAGGGACCGGGCCGGCGTCAGTCGACGGGCTCGAGCACGAACACCGGGATGGTGCGCGAGGTCCGCGTGACGTAGACGTCGTAGTCGGGCCACACCTCGACGGCGCGCTCCCACCACTCGTCGCGCTCGGCGCCGGTCGCCTCGTGCGCGACGTAGTCCTTGCGGACCGGGCCGTCCTGCAGCTCGACCAGCGGGTTCGCGACGACGTTGTGGTACCAGGCGGGGTGCTGCGGCGCACCGCCCATGGACGCGACGACGGCGTAGCGGCCGTCGTGCTCGACGCGCATGAGGGCGTTCTTGCGCAGCCTGCCCGACGACGCGCCGACGGTCGTGAGGATGACGACGGGCTTGCCGTTGAGCGTCGTGCCCTGGGTCCCTCCGCTCGACTCGTACAGCTCGACCTGGCGACGCGTGCGGTCCGACGTGCTGGGCTCGTACTCTCCGGTCAGCGGCATGCCAGCGGCAACGACCGGTCCGGCCCCGGGTATTCCAGGCGGGCCCGGCGCGCGGCGCGGTGCACAATGGACGGCGCCGCGCAGGGCGGCAGGTGCCGACGAGCACCACGACGAGCGAGCGCGCGAGGCGCGACGGTCGCACGCACGACGAGGAGACGCGGATGCACGGCATCGCAGGCTGCGAGGTGGCCGCTGCGGCCTGCTCGGGCCACGGCGCCCCGCGCGTCGCCCCCGCCTGACCCCCTCGTCGTCCCGCCCGTTCGTCGTCCCGCCCGTTCGTCGGACAGCCGGTTCGTCGGACAGCCAGGTCAGGACCCGGGCGGCGCACTGTCGTCGTGCCCACCCTCGCCCGCCGTGACCCACGCACGCGTCCGGCGGGAGCCTGACCGGAGATCCCCATGGAACCCCTGACCGAGAAGCAGATCCGCGCGTCCTTCGTGAACGCGTCGCGCCGGGAGTCGGCCCAGGCCGTGCTGCCCGTGCTCGACGAGCTCGACTGGGACCGCCTCGACTACCTGGGCTGGCGTGACCGCAAGGCGCCGCTCGTCGCGTACGCGGTGGTGCCGGTGGACGGCGCGCCCGTCGGCGTGCTGCTGCGCTCGACCGACGCCAAGGAGCGCATCCGCCGCCGCGCGGTGTGCGCGTGGTGCGAGGACGTCGTCGTGACGGACGACGTGAGCCTGTACGTGGCCCGACGAGCGGGCGCGTCCGGTCGCCGCGGCAACACGATCGGCACGCTCATCTGCACGCACTTCACGTGCTCGGCGAACGTGCGGCGCCCACCGACCCGCACGGAGGCGGGCGACGACGCGGAGGAGCGCCGTGAGCAGATCCGCGCCGCGCGCGTCGCGGGCCTGCGCGAGCGGTCGGCGCGGTTCGTCGCGGAGGTGCTGCGCGACTCGTGAGCGCGGCGTGACCGCAGCGGTCACGTCCCCGGGTCAGCTGGTCTGGCCCGGGGACAGCGCGGCCTCGGCGGAGTCGTCGTCGACCGGGTGCATCCACGGCGTGTGCGAGACGCCGACCAGCAGCCCCTCGGGGCTCTGCAGCCGCGCGGTGGTCTGGCCCCACGGCTCGAGGTGCGCGCCGCGCAGCAGCTCGTGGCCCGCCGCGACGAGCTCGGCGGCGAACTCCTCGACGGCCTCGTGCGACGCGACGTCGAGCTCGACCCACGCCTGCGGCACGGGCCGGTCGGCGGGCCACCGCGGCGTGCCGAACGTGGACTCGGCGGCCTGCTCGAGCGGCCACAGCGCGAACGCCTTGACGCCGGCGAGCGTGTCGTTGGTGAGGTACCCGGGCGCGGGCTCCTCGAGGGGGATGCCGAGCCCGCCGGTGGACCAGAAGGCCCGGGCGGCGCTCGGGTCACGCGTGATGGGCCCGAAGCCCGCGACGAACGAGATCTCCATGCGGCCAGCCTGCCCCTGCGCGCCGACAGGCACCAGGGGTCAGGCCGCGAGGTCACGGGCGCGCAGCAGCACCGCGTCCAGCATCGCCGGCGTGAGGCGGCCGGTGAAGGTGTTCTGCTGGCTGACGTGGAAGCACCCGAGCAGCGTGAGCGCACGCTCGTCGCGCGTCACGACGACCTCGGTGCCGTGCGCGAACCGCGGCGCGGGCCGCGGCGCGGCCCACCCGAGGTCGCGCAGCGTGTCGAGCAGCGCGGCCCAGCCGAACGCGCCGAGCACGACGACGACGCGCGGGTCGACCGCGGCGATCTCGCGCGCGAGGAACGGCGCGCACGCGCGGCGCTCGTCGGACGTGGGCGCGTTGGCGGGCGGCGCGCAGCGCACGGGCGCGGTGGTGCGTACCCCGGTGAGCCGCAGGCCGTCGTCCGCGCTCACGGACGTCGGCTGGTTCGCCATGCCGACGCGGTGCATCGCGGCGAACAGGAAGTCGCCCGAGCGGTCGCCGGTGAACATCCGGCCGGTGCGGTTGGCGCCGTGCGCGGCGGGCGCGAGGCCGACGACGAGGATGCGCGCGTGCGCGTCGCCGAACCCCGGCACGGGCCGGGCCCAGTACTCCTGGTCGCGGAACGCGGCGCGGCGCTCGCGGCCGACCTGCTCGCGCCACGCGACGAGCCGCGGGCAGCGGCGGCACACGACGACGTCGGCGTCGAGCGCGGCGAGCGCGGGGGAGCGGGCGGCGTCCGGGTCGCCCGGCGGCACGGCGGCGCCGGGCGGGCCGTCGGGGACCGGCACCCCGACCGGTCCTCCGGCCGGGCCGACCGGGCCGGCCGGTCCCGTCACCGGAACCGGTCGGGGTCCCCCGCGCCCTCGC
The sequence above is a segment of the Cellulomonas palmilytica genome. Coding sequences within it:
- a CDS encoding AAA family ATPase translates to MRLLSLTLQAVGPFAGRHTVDFAELGASGLFLLEGPTGAGKSTLIDAVVFALYGKVASADASGDRVRSAYADDDTETFVDLVFEVAAGRYRVRRTPAFDRAKKRGTGTVRQQASVRLWRLTGDGGAGTTGADDEPAGEMLSTRLDEVGVEIQRLVGLDRAQFVQTIVLPQGEFARFLKADPEDRRSLLQKIFGTEVYERMQARLVEMRREADRATEATRRTVAERVAQLAGAARLDDELAEARDVVTRVLAGHGGADEVERALAAPLAALAAEAERDRAEADRLAAALEAARTAAEVGRRTVRLAERRRGLRAELVALEAGQDAYRQATQRLASARAARAVRPLLRAVDAASSAWDAAAKAFVAARDVAPADLAALVGDGEPVPGVAGPAVDRLVAARDDAVRAAAGLEHVVATEASLQSLRAEVTRARGAVEDRETEIAAHDAWLADRPAEATALAAALEEARTQAALEAAAAVTLEGARQRVEGHERLATLLVREERAEAEAESARRDAEAAVGAAAAARLARIAGLAGELAGKLVAGEDCPVCGSVEHPRPAALGADHVTADEVAAAEAALSRADTVFVAASEALARVRAEVAAARETTDGTTPDEARDALVRAQAALEAARAAGTEADVLAARLATYDEETEARRRARALAVAGRESAAMLVDVQTVAVEAAEAEVALARGEHPTVAARFAALKERAGIAADLRDALRSVADAGAELVRRTRELEVALAEHGFADVDAARAADLADDQADARDRLVRTHEAETARVQTGLAELADEPLLADVPEGAVPDIGAVLAAEQAAAEAAQAATAGAGVSRARAEAAQDAVGGVLAALDEHMRRLGDAAPVLRLAGLASGTGSDNDHALSLATYVLVRRFEDVVAAANARLVAMSDGRYELVRSDAKEDVSSRRRGLAMRVLDHHTEQQRDPRTLSGGETFYVSLCLALGMADVVTAEAGGIDLGTLFVDEGFGSLDPHTLDQVLAELDRLRAGGRVVGVVSHVDALKQTIADRVEVRRTAAGPSTLTVRAG
- a CDS encoding nitroreductase family deazaflavin-dependent oxidoreductase, with amino-acid sequence MPLTGEYEPSTSDRTRRQVELYESSGGTQGTTLNGKPVVILTTVGASSGRLRKNALMRVEHDGRYAVVASMGGAPQHPAWYHNVVANPLVELQDGPVRKDYVAHEATGAERDEWWERAVEVWPDYDVYVTRTSRTIPVFVLEPVD
- a CDS encoding FBP domain-containing protein, translated to MEPLTEKQIRASFVNASRRESAQAVLPVLDELDWDRLDYLGWRDRKAPLVAYAVVPVDGAPVGVLLRSTDAKERIRRRAVCAWCEDVVVTDDVSLYVARRAGASGRRGNTIGTLICTHFTCSANVRRPPTRTEAGDDAEERREQIRAARVAGLRERSARFVAEVLRDS
- a CDS encoding MIP/aquaporin family protein, which gives rise to MDPSYDLMTRVACEFIGTAILIILGNGTVANVHLKGSKGYRGGWSLIAMGYGFGVMIPALMFGGISGNHINPAFTVGLASWGLFPWSEVAPYVVAQVLGAMAGQVAIVATHKPYYDLTEDPDDILATFSTVNAARSRLNGFANELLGSVVLFSCALAIVRSPLTATEPGLAHLALGFLVWGLVAGLGGPTGPALNPARDLGPRIVHSLLPLRHKGGSDWRYGWVPVAAPMLAGLIGVGGWKLLLG
- a CDS encoding alpha/beta hydrolase codes for the protein MHTRPRASAFATLVVAVALAGSTTAAAHAAEPTATTPSAVTVPDITDPAEAARVDSVVADIDWFDCSNVVDKGVQCGTVDLPLDYDDPEGPTTSVALVRVPATKPTAKLGSLFLNPGGPGGSGVNIAINAPYFLPKDIVQRFDLIGVDPRGTNFSDNVACFRNIGEQTDTLLPTWETAYPRTTAQRTDFVNSAKKYGQACTTLGQPLSASMSTANVARDMDVLRRTLGDEKLSYLGFSYGTYLGNVYANLFPDRVRAIVLDGVLDPEGWAGTEANKAVPQTQRIASGDGALKALRSILTKCGQKGPDYCYLAKRSSNPSKKFDKFAKELKQNPIVFDDDFEIDYGLVMSFLLSDLYQFEAGAWVDMDLDMFMELQETPTNATERKQWNAAAKKFKARLKEYKQFAADQDAQKQQLAAKVPGFAFPYDNSPEAYQSVMCSDSLNPGNAASWVAAGNTAAKTGDAFGQMWTWASAPCASWTWKAVDEDAYRGTFDHVTSAPVLVVGNWWDPATNYNGAKAAAKLLPNSSFVSSNSWGHTAFGSSTCVDNAITNYLLTGKATKGATRSCVGQQPFTQKLDSSGYESLSITPQKGRAPITIPVPGEVPSL
- a CDS encoding exonuclease SbcCD subunit D, producing MRILHTSDWHLGRSLHGVDLLDHQAAYLEHLVDVVRSEQVDAVVVAGDVYDRAIPPVEAVTLLSETLARLAERTTVVLTSGNHDSATRLGFGAALMRERVQLRTRVATLDRPVEVADDEGRTLLVYGLPYLDPDTVRTELTAPGAAPLARSHEAVTAAAMARVRADVAARSTRLSGGTRPRSLVAAHAFVVGGVASESERDIRVGGVDHVPSHVLGGVDYVALGHLHGPQAVSGPAGTTMRYSGSPLAYSFSEQRHTKSSVLVDLSSDEVRTELVPAPVPRRLADVTGALADLLGAAGEAHVDDWVRVVVTDERRPDDLYARVRARFPHALVVQHRPPQTEQGAVLRAVTAAADPVEVACDFVAHVSGARPDDDELAVLRAAYEHAAAAERSA
- a CDS encoding HNH endonuclease family protein; the protein is MRGGWPWWTGWPWWTGWAAVVVLGLVVGLGVPVLLRERASARWPVTAADLAAGRTALDALDVGTVLDVPPYDRARFGTAWADVDRNGCSTRDDVLRRDLTAVRLDTDRCTVLAGVLADPYTGRRIPFRRGPGSADVQVDHVVALADAWASGAFAWDPRARERFANDPANLLAVDGAANQDKGAADASGWLPPDPGYACVYALRQIRVKSAYALSVTPPERAALATALTTCTTTP
- a CDS encoding LmeA family phospholipid-binding protein, with translation MRARRGARWAVVTGGLLVLLLALVVVDRVVAARVRQAVADAFTARVEQPVGEPHVEVGGFPLLGQLVSGEVDDVDLRLDGATLGGVVMTDLSVDAQGVSTTGPHAMHTLDVQATVPVASVQDVVTQRTDLDVEVGVEGGELQLSGTALGLPLVATLVPHVVDGRLLVDLASVSVGGVGLDPSLLPADLAGRLTDLAVPIKGLPEGLVLTDAVVHPDGLRITASGTDVTVTPAPTPAP